A region of the Flammeovirga agarivorans genome:
CGTTGGGTATAATTGGGAAAAGATAAACTAAATGGAAAGCAAGCATAATGAAAATAAAAGCTCATTAAGAGTAAAAGCTGATAGTATTAAAGAGTTTAGATGTAAAAACTTAATTGCAGTATTGGAAGAACCAATGGACCTTAAAAATATTGGTGAAACAATACGTAACATCAATGCTTTGGGAGTTGAAAAACTTTATGTTGTAGATAGTAGAAATAAAATTCCTGATGACTGGCAAGAAATGAGATTAGATGTGACTTTAACAAAGAAGTCAGCTTCAGCAATAAAATGGTCTTTTGTAAAACGTTTTAATTCAACAAAAGAGTGTCTTGCACATTTGGATAAAAAAGGTTTTAAATCAATGGTTACTTCTCCTCACATAAAAGGGAAGAAAAATTTTGTTTTGCATGAAGGTAAATATACAAAAATGAAACTAGCAGTTTGGTT
Encoded here:
- a CDS encoding TrmH family RNA methyltransferase — protein: MESKHNENKSSLRVKADSIKEFRCKNLIAVLEEPMDLKNIGETIRNINALGVEKLYVVDSRNKIPDDWQEMRLDVTLTKKSASAIKWSFVKRFNSTKECLAHLDKKGFKSMVTSPHIKGKKNFVLHEGKYTKMKLAVWFGNESRGISEEAVENSVACINIPMYGIIESLNLGTSTGIVMYEITKQRRLFKQSKIAKRLKKVGLKK